Proteins co-encoded in one Corylus avellana chromosome ca9, CavTom2PMs-1.0 genomic window:
- the LOC132191399 gene encoding cellulose synthase A catalytic subunit 3 [UDP-forming]-like isoform X1, whose amino-acid sequence MELGDSGSKPSKLVGGKVCQICSDTVGTTVDGKPFVACDVCSFPVCRPCYEYERKDGNQSCPQCKTKYKWHKGSPSIQGEEVEDADVNDAANGSNYKLGIQDRNLNKKAQPMSYGRGEDVGPPTYDKEVSLNHIPLLTNGCSVSGELSAVSPERLSMASPESGIRGKHINPLPYMAEANRSSRSGSVAWKERIDGWKVKPEKNVVPMSVSNAPSEGRGGGDFDASTDVVMDDSLLNDEARQPLSRKVSIPSSRINPYRMVIVLRLIILSIFLHYRITNPVPNAYALWLVSVICEIWFAMSWILDQFPKWLPVNRQTYLDRLALRYDREGEPSQLAAVDIFVSTVDPLKEPPLVTANTVLSILAVDYPVDKVSCYVSDDGAAMLTFEALSETSEFARKWVPFCKKYTIEPRAPEWYFAQKIDYLKDKVHPSFVKARRAMKREYEEFKVRINGLVAKAEKVPDEGWFMQDGTPWPGNNTRDHPGMIQVFLGQSGGLDSEGNELPRLVYVSREKRPGFQHHKKAGAMNALVRVSAVLTNGPFLLNLDCDHYINNSKAIREAMCFLMDPNLGKSVCYVQFPQRFDGIDKNDRYANRNTVFFDINLRGLDGIQGPVYVGTGCVFNRTALYGYEPPLKPKHKKSSMLSTCFGRSGKRRSNSSGKEANKKKSGKHVDPTVPIYNLEDIEEGVEGAGFDDEKSLLMSQMSLEKRFGQSAAFVASTLMENGGVPQSATPESLLKEAIHVISCGYEDMTEWGSEIGWIYGSVTEDILTGFKMHARGWKSIYCMPHPPAFKGSAPINLSDRLNQVLRWALGSVEILLSRHCPIWYGYSGRLKWLERFAYVNTTIYPVTAIPLLAYCTLPAVCLLTGKFIIPQISNIASIWFISLFLSIFATGILEMRWSGVGIDEWWRNEQFWVIGGVSAHLFAVFQGLLKVLAGIDTNFTVTSKASDEEGDSAELYLFKWTTLLIPPTTLLIINLVGVVAGISYAINSGYQSWGPLFGKLFFAFWVIVHLYPFLKGLMGRQNRTPTIVVVWSVLLASIFSLLWVRIDPFTTQVTGPDVELCGINC is encoded by the exons ATGGAGTTGGGAGATTCAGGG TCAAAACCTTCCAAACTCGTGGGTGGCAAGGTCTGCCAGATCTGTAGTGACACTGTTGGCACAACTGTGGATGGCAAGCCCTTTGTTGCTTGTGATGTTTGTTCATTCCCTGTCTGCCGCCCCTGCTACGAGTATGAGAGGAAAGATGGTAATCAATCTTGCCCTCAATGCAAGACCAAATACAAATGGCACAAAG GGAGCCCTTCAATTCAAGGGGAAGAGGTGGAAGATGCTGATGTTAATGATGCTGCAAATGGTTCAAATTATAAGTTGGGGATTCAAGATAGGAACCTGAATAAAAAAGCGCAGCCAATGAGTTATGGTCGAGGGGAAGATGTTGGTCCCCCTACCTATGATAAAGAGGTTTCTCTTAACCATATTCCTTTGCTCACAAATGGATGTTCT GTTTCCGGAGAGCTGTCAGCTGTGTCTCCCGAGCGTCTTTCCATGGCATCTCCTGAAAGTGGCATCAGGGGAAAGCACATAAATCCACTACCTTACATGGCAGAAGCCAATCGTTCATCAC GGTCTGGCAGCGTAGCCTGGAAAGAGAGAATTGATGGTTGGAAGGTGAAGCCCGAGAAGAATGTGGTTCCAATGAGTGTTAGTAATGCTCCATCCGAAGGCAGGGGTGGTGGAGATTTTGATGCCAGCACTGATGTGGTGATGGATGATTCTTTATT AAATGATGAAGCCCGCCAGCCTTTATCAAGGAAGGTTTCTATTCCTTCCTCTAGGATTAACCCTTATAGGATGGTCATAGTTCTGCGGCTTATTATTCTCAGCATTTTCTTGCATTACCGTATAACAAATCCAGTTCCCAATGCCTATGCTTTGTGGTTAGTATCTGTGATTTGTGAAATATGGTTTGCAATGTCATGGATATTGGATCAGTTCCCAAAATGGCTTCCTGTGAACCGTCAGACATATCTTGACAGACTGGCTTTGAG ATATGACCGAGAAGGAGAGCCATCTCAGTTGGCTGCTGTTGACATTTTTGTCAGTACAGTTGACCCTTTAAAGGAGCCTCCACTTGTCACAGCCAATACTGTCTTATCCATTCTTGCAGTAGACTACCCAGTAGACAAAGTTTCTTGTTATGTTTCAGATGATGGAGCTGCTATGTTGACTTTTGAAGCTTTGTCTGAAACATCAGAATTTGCCAGAAAATGGGTTCCTTTCTGCAAGAAATACACCATTGAGCCTAGAGCCCCAGAATGGTACTTTGCACAGAAGATTGACTACTTAAAGGACAAGGTTCATCCATCATTTGTCAAAGCTCGCAGAGCTATGAAG AGAGAATATGAAGAGTTCAAAGTTCGTATTAATGGGCTTGTGGCAAAGGCCGAGAAGGTTCCTGATGAAGGATGGTTCATGCAAGATGGTACACCTTGGCCTGGAAATAACACCAGAGATCATCCGGGGATGATCCAG GTTTTCTTAGGACAAAGTGGAGGACTTGACAGTGAGGGTAATGAGCTTCCACGACTAGTCTACGTGTCTCGTGAGAAGCGTCCTGGTTTCCAACATCACAAGAAGGCCGGTGCTATGAATGCACTT GTTCGTGTATCGGCAGTTCTTACTAATGGACcctttttgttaaatcttgaTTGTGATCATTACATAAACAACAGCAAGGCAATACGGGAAGCTATGTGTTTCCTAATGGATCCAAACCTTGGAAAATCAGTGTGCTATGTTCAATTTCCTCAGAGATTTGATGGGATTGATAAGAATGATCGATATGCCAATCGTAATACCGTTTTCTTTGAT ATCAATTTAAGAGGCTTGGATGGCATCCAAGGCCCTGTATATGTGGGTACAGGGTGCGTTTTCAACAGAACAGCCTTGTATGGCTATGAGCCCCCTCTCAAGCCTAAGCATAAAAAATCGAGCATGTTATCTACATGCTTTGGTAGATCCGGAAAGAGGAGATCCAATTCAAGTGGAAAGGaagccaataaaaaaaagtcGGGCAAGCATGTTGACCCAACTGTGCCAATATACAATCTAGAAGATATTGAAGAAGGAGTGGAAG GTGCGGGATTTGATGATGAGAAGTCACTGCTCATGTCCCAGATGAGCCTGGAGAAAAGGTTTGGTCAATCAGCCGCATTTGTTGCTTCAACACTAATGGAAAACGGTGGTGTTCCACAGTCTGCCACTCCAGAATCCCTCCTCAAAGAAGCTATTCACGTCATTAGCTGTGGATATGAAGACATGACTGAGTGGGGAAGTGAA ATAGGATGGATATATGGTTCCGTTACTGAGGATATCCTTACAGGGTTCAAGATGCATGCCCGAGGTTGGAAATCGATCTATTGCATGCCGCATCCTCCTGCCTTTAAAGGATCTGCTCCTATTAACCTTTCTGACCGTCTGAACCAAGTGCTCCGCTGGGCTTTGGGTTCAGTCGAAATTCTTCTTAGTCGGCACTGCCCCATATGGTATGGTTATAGCGGAAGGCTGAAGTGGCTCGAGAGATTTGCTTATGTGAACACCACCATATACCCAGTCACAGCCATTCCTCTTCTTGCCTACTGTACATTGCCAGCTGTCTGTCTACTTACAGGAAAGTTTATTATCCCCCAG ATCAGTAACATTGCCAGTATCTGGTTCATATCCCTCTTTCTTTCCATCTTTGCCACTGGTATATTAGAAATGAGATGGAGTGGTGTTGGGATAGATGAGTGGTGGAGAAATGAACAATTTTGGGTTATTGGAGGTGTGTCAGCCCACCTATTTGCTGTTTTCCAAGGCCTCCTTAAGGTTCTTGCTGGCATCGATACCAATTTTACTGTCACTTCCAAAGCTTCTGATGAAGAAGGGGATTCTGCTGAGTTGTATTTGTTCAAGTGGACGACTCTACTCATCCCACCAACCACACTCCTAATAATCAACCTGGTTGGGGTGGTTGCTGGAATCTCATATGCCATCAACAGTGGCTACCAATCTTGGGGTCCTCTCTTTGGGAAGCTGTTTTTTGCTTTCTGGGTGATTGTTCATCTCTATCCCTTCCTTAAGGGTCTAATGGGTCGCCAGAACCGAACACCTACCATCGTTGTCGTGTGGTCGGTTCTTCTTGCCTCCATCTTCTCCTTACTTTGGGTTCGTATTGACCCTTTTACGACCCAGGTGACTGGCCCAGATGTTGAACTGTGTGGAATCAACTGCTAG
- the LOC132162537 gene encoding uncharacterized protein LOC132162537: MEEEDIFDSSLNLEEAHFKEGYSEGYEHGLVTLGSEDGQQVGLKVGFETGEELGFYDGCIHVWNSAIQVDQTRFSDQVQKTIRQMEELVKKYPVMDPENESVQQLMEGLRLKFRAVSATLGVKLEYVGYPKTGPDSGF; encoded by the exons ATGGAGGAGGAGGACATCTTTGATTCCTCTCTGAATCTGGAAGAAGCTCACTTCAAGGAAGGCTATTCCGAGGGCTACGAGCACGGTCTAGTTACTTTGGGCTC AGAGGATGGACAACAGGTGGGCTTGAAAGTGGGTTTCGAGACCGGGGAGGAGCTCGGCTTTTACGATGGTTGCATCCACGTCTGGAACTCCGCGATTCAAGTGGATCAGACTCGGTTCTCGGATCAAGTCCAGAAGACGATCAGGCAGATGGAGGAGTTGGTGAAGAAATACCCGGTTATGGATCCGGAGAACGAGAGCGTTCAGCAACTGATGGAGGGCTTGAGGCTCAAGTTTAGGGCGGTTTCTGCGACTCTGGGTGTGAAATTGGAGTATGTTGGATACCCAAAAACAGGACCAGATTCTGGATTCTAA
- the LOC132191399 gene encoding cellulose synthase A catalytic subunit 3 [UDP-forming]-like isoform X2, which produces MTWQDLSKPSKLVGGKVCQICSDTVGTTVDGKPFVACDVCSFPVCRPCYEYERKDGNQSCPQCKTKYKWHKGSPSIQGEEVEDADVNDAANGSNYKLGIQDRNLNKKAQPMSYGRGEDVGPPTYDKEVSLNHIPLLTNGCSVSGELSAVSPERLSMASPESGIRGKHINPLPYMAEANRSSRSGSVAWKERIDGWKVKPEKNVVPMSVSNAPSEGRGGGDFDASTDVVMDDSLLNDEARQPLSRKVSIPSSRINPYRMVIVLRLIILSIFLHYRITNPVPNAYALWLVSVICEIWFAMSWILDQFPKWLPVNRQTYLDRLALRYDREGEPSQLAAVDIFVSTVDPLKEPPLVTANTVLSILAVDYPVDKVSCYVSDDGAAMLTFEALSETSEFARKWVPFCKKYTIEPRAPEWYFAQKIDYLKDKVHPSFVKARRAMKREYEEFKVRINGLVAKAEKVPDEGWFMQDGTPWPGNNTRDHPGMIQVFLGQSGGLDSEGNELPRLVYVSREKRPGFQHHKKAGAMNALVRVSAVLTNGPFLLNLDCDHYINNSKAIREAMCFLMDPNLGKSVCYVQFPQRFDGIDKNDRYANRNTVFFDINLRGLDGIQGPVYVGTGCVFNRTALYGYEPPLKPKHKKSSMLSTCFGRSGKRRSNSSGKEANKKKSGKHVDPTVPIYNLEDIEEGVEGAGFDDEKSLLMSQMSLEKRFGQSAAFVASTLMENGGVPQSATPESLLKEAIHVISCGYEDMTEWGSEIGWIYGSVTEDILTGFKMHARGWKSIYCMPHPPAFKGSAPINLSDRLNQVLRWALGSVEILLSRHCPIWYGYSGRLKWLERFAYVNTTIYPVTAIPLLAYCTLPAVCLLTGKFIIPQISNIASIWFISLFLSIFATGILEMRWSGVGIDEWWRNEQFWVIGGVSAHLFAVFQGLLKVLAGIDTNFTVTSKASDEEGDSAELYLFKWTTLLIPPTTLLIINLVGVVAGISYAINSGYQSWGPLFGKLFFAFWVIVHLYPFLKGLMGRQNRTPTIVVVWSVLLASIFSLLWVRIDPFTTQVTGPDVELCGINC; this is translated from the exons ATGACATGGCAAGATCTG TCAAAACCTTCCAAACTCGTGGGTGGCAAGGTCTGCCAGATCTGTAGTGACACTGTTGGCACAACTGTGGATGGCAAGCCCTTTGTTGCTTGTGATGTTTGTTCATTCCCTGTCTGCCGCCCCTGCTACGAGTATGAGAGGAAAGATGGTAATCAATCTTGCCCTCAATGCAAGACCAAATACAAATGGCACAAAG GGAGCCCTTCAATTCAAGGGGAAGAGGTGGAAGATGCTGATGTTAATGATGCTGCAAATGGTTCAAATTATAAGTTGGGGATTCAAGATAGGAACCTGAATAAAAAAGCGCAGCCAATGAGTTATGGTCGAGGGGAAGATGTTGGTCCCCCTACCTATGATAAAGAGGTTTCTCTTAACCATATTCCTTTGCTCACAAATGGATGTTCT GTTTCCGGAGAGCTGTCAGCTGTGTCTCCCGAGCGTCTTTCCATGGCATCTCCTGAAAGTGGCATCAGGGGAAAGCACATAAATCCACTACCTTACATGGCAGAAGCCAATCGTTCATCAC GGTCTGGCAGCGTAGCCTGGAAAGAGAGAATTGATGGTTGGAAGGTGAAGCCCGAGAAGAATGTGGTTCCAATGAGTGTTAGTAATGCTCCATCCGAAGGCAGGGGTGGTGGAGATTTTGATGCCAGCACTGATGTGGTGATGGATGATTCTTTATT AAATGATGAAGCCCGCCAGCCTTTATCAAGGAAGGTTTCTATTCCTTCCTCTAGGATTAACCCTTATAGGATGGTCATAGTTCTGCGGCTTATTATTCTCAGCATTTTCTTGCATTACCGTATAACAAATCCAGTTCCCAATGCCTATGCTTTGTGGTTAGTATCTGTGATTTGTGAAATATGGTTTGCAATGTCATGGATATTGGATCAGTTCCCAAAATGGCTTCCTGTGAACCGTCAGACATATCTTGACAGACTGGCTTTGAG ATATGACCGAGAAGGAGAGCCATCTCAGTTGGCTGCTGTTGACATTTTTGTCAGTACAGTTGACCCTTTAAAGGAGCCTCCACTTGTCACAGCCAATACTGTCTTATCCATTCTTGCAGTAGACTACCCAGTAGACAAAGTTTCTTGTTATGTTTCAGATGATGGAGCTGCTATGTTGACTTTTGAAGCTTTGTCTGAAACATCAGAATTTGCCAGAAAATGGGTTCCTTTCTGCAAGAAATACACCATTGAGCCTAGAGCCCCAGAATGGTACTTTGCACAGAAGATTGACTACTTAAAGGACAAGGTTCATCCATCATTTGTCAAAGCTCGCAGAGCTATGAAG AGAGAATATGAAGAGTTCAAAGTTCGTATTAATGGGCTTGTGGCAAAGGCCGAGAAGGTTCCTGATGAAGGATGGTTCATGCAAGATGGTACACCTTGGCCTGGAAATAACACCAGAGATCATCCGGGGATGATCCAG GTTTTCTTAGGACAAAGTGGAGGACTTGACAGTGAGGGTAATGAGCTTCCACGACTAGTCTACGTGTCTCGTGAGAAGCGTCCTGGTTTCCAACATCACAAGAAGGCCGGTGCTATGAATGCACTT GTTCGTGTATCGGCAGTTCTTACTAATGGACcctttttgttaaatcttgaTTGTGATCATTACATAAACAACAGCAAGGCAATACGGGAAGCTATGTGTTTCCTAATGGATCCAAACCTTGGAAAATCAGTGTGCTATGTTCAATTTCCTCAGAGATTTGATGGGATTGATAAGAATGATCGATATGCCAATCGTAATACCGTTTTCTTTGAT ATCAATTTAAGAGGCTTGGATGGCATCCAAGGCCCTGTATATGTGGGTACAGGGTGCGTTTTCAACAGAACAGCCTTGTATGGCTATGAGCCCCCTCTCAAGCCTAAGCATAAAAAATCGAGCATGTTATCTACATGCTTTGGTAGATCCGGAAAGAGGAGATCCAATTCAAGTGGAAAGGaagccaataaaaaaaagtcGGGCAAGCATGTTGACCCAACTGTGCCAATATACAATCTAGAAGATATTGAAGAAGGAGTGGAAG GTGCGGGATTTGATGATGAGAAGTCACTGCTCATGTCCCAGATGAGCCTGGAGAAAAGGTTTGGTCAATCAGCCGCATTTGTTGCTTCAACACTAATGGAAAACGGTGGTGTTCCACAGTCTGCCACTCCAGAATCCCTCCTCAAAGAAGCTATTCACGTCATTAGCTGTGGATATGAAGACATGACTGAGTGGGGAAGTGAA ATAGGATGGATATATGGTTCCGTTACTGAGGATATCCTTACAGGGTTCAAGATGCATGCCCGAGGTTGGAAATCGATCTATTGCATGCCGCATCCTCCTGCCTTTAAAGGATCTGCTCCTATTAACCTTTCTGACCGTCTGAACCAAGTGCTCCGCTGGGCTTTGGGTTCAGTCGAAATTCTTCTTAGTCGGCACTGCCCCATATGGTATGGTTATAGCGGAAGGCTGAAGTGGCTCGAGAGATTTGCTTATGTGAACACCACCATATACCCAGTCACAGCCATTCCTCTTCTTGCCTACTGTACATTGCCAGCTGTCTGTCTACTTACAGGAAAGTTTATTATCCCCCAG ATCAGTAACATTGCCAGTATCTGGTTCATATCCCTCTTTCTTTCCATCTTTGCCACTGGTATATTAGAAATGAGATGGAGTGGTGTTGGGATAGATGAGTGGTGGAGAAATGAACAATTTTGGGTTATTGGAGGTGTGTCAGCCCACCTATTTGCTGTTTTCCAAGGCCTCCTTAAGGTTCTTGCTGGCATCGATACCAATTTTACTGTCACTTCCAAAGCTTCTGATGAAGAAGGGGATTCTGCTGAGTTGTATTTGTTCAAGTGGACGACTCTACTCATCCCACCAACCACACTCCTAATAATCAACCTGGTTGGGGTGGTTGCTGGAATCTCATATGCCATCAACAGTGGCTACCAATCTTGGGGTCCTCTCTTTGGGAAGCTGTTTTTTGCTTTCTGGGTGATTGTTCATCTCTATCCCTTCCTTAAGGGTCTAATGGGTCGCCAGAACCGAACACCTACCATCGTTGTCGTGTGGTCGGTTCTTCTTGCCTCCATCTTCTCCTTACTTTGGGTTCGTATTGACCCTTTTACGACCCAGGTGACTGGCCCAGATGTTGAACTGTGTGGAATCAACTGCTAG
- the LOC132162536 gene encoding uncharacterized protein LOC132162536 isoform X1, translated as MEEPIVAPAMTDCSRPWPIRISLYESLIYDPPVRICRPRATALYRRPSYNIVFSMSFFKRGKKADYTKWYKINVNTESNVKLENEMLEIQPFWGGEVPKFASFEALGGDIYCFGGKGLCDYGRSSMNVYKLSTNFPTDRLFRMPSMKISRIHPHSLVLDGKIYVLAGHGVYGRRPGRNGKLDFGEVPVVEVYEPTTGDWKTLPPPPFPIETDYICAALENPSRILVASLAETDEPTLVFYQYDVKQGCWQMLEKPERNLHYKCPIRHGGKAITVGNTLYWVTYDTKLLAYDVHQDEWLLGNLKGLGISFLEFEYDEYCPFSLIHLAGLRFAMVQCVYDNKVEVQCVIVDVHPKPERLEISVVSVHKFKTERNSLVHSCFLVHS; from the exons ATGGAGGAACCCATAGTGGCGCCAGCAATGACGGACTGTTCAAGGCCATGGCCGATTCGCATATCACTTTATGAATCGTTAATTTATGATCCACCTGTGCGTATTTGTCGGCCTCGTGCTACAGCTCTTTATCGCCGTCCGTCTTACAACATAGTTTTCTCTATGTCATTTTTCAAGCGTGGGAAGAAGGCTGATTATACCAAGTGGTATAAGATTAACGTTAATACAGAAAGTAATGTGAAGCTCGAGAATGAGATGTTAGAGATCCAGCCGTTTTGGGGAGGAGAAGTTCCAAAATTTGCTAGCTTTGAAGCCCTAGGCGGCGATATATACTGCTTTGGTGGCAAAGGTCTCTGTGATTACGGTCGATCTTCGATGAATGTTTATAAATTAAGCACTAACTTTCCTACTGATAGGTTGTTTCGGATGCCTTCTATGAAAATTTCAAGAATCCATCCTCACTCTTTGGTGCTTGACGGTAAGATATATGTTCTTGCCGGTCATGGTGTTTACGGCCGCAGACCCGGACGAAATGGAAAACTGGATTTCGGAGAAGTCCCGGTTGTTGAGGTCTATGAGCCCACCACGGGAGACTGGAAGACCTTGCCTCCTCCTCCATTTCCTATAGAAACAGACTATATTTGTGCAGCTCTTGAGAATCCAAGCAGGATTCTCGTTGCTTCACTTGCAGAAACTGATGAACCAACTTTAGTGTTCTATCAATATGACGTGAAGCAAGGTTGTTGGCAAATGCTTGAGAAACCTGAGCGCAACTTACACTATAAGTGTCCAATTAGACATGGAGGAAAGGCTATCACTGTGGGCAACACTCTCTATTGGGTAACTTATGACACAAAGTTGCTTGCCTACGATGTCCACCAGGACGAGTGGCTGTTGGGGAACCTCAAAGGTCTTGGAATCTCCTTTCTTGAATTCGAATACGACGAGTACTGTCCTTTTAGTTTAATCCATTTAGCGGGTCTGAGATTCGCCATGGTTCAATGCGTATATGATAATAAGGTTGAGGTTCAATGTGTCATAGTTGACGTCCATCCGAAGCCCGAGCGTTTGGAAATTTCAGTGGTGTCCGTCCACAAATTTAAGACGGAGAGGAATTCTCTCGTACATAGTTGCTTTTTAGT GCATTCCTAG
- the LOC132191779 gene encoding protein BREAKING OF ASYMMETRY IN THE STOMATAL LINEAGE-like: protein MEIKKMTRHRRRNNKERDEAKYANIIPVENGPADDSRWPHFSDEDIVFCFRENGTFDVVKETSRPVNRKDEEESIYFDAEGPTNGMRRRYQIAHEVEDCRLVSVGSSESNQSDGSNGSFAFPVLGWEWMGSPVQMPKSDGLQLRKHKARCVGFQCFRI, encoded by the exons ATGGAAAT CAAGAAGATGACACGCCACAGAAGGCGCAATaacaaagagagagatgagGCTAAATATGCCAATATTATTCCGGTTGAAAATGGGCCGGCTGATGACTCCAGGTGGCCACATTTCTCCGATGAAGACATTGTCTTCTGCTTTAGAGAGAATGGAACATTCGACGTTGTCAAGGAAACTTCCAGACCTGTAAACCGAAAG gaTGAGGAAGAAAGCATATACTTTGATGCGGAAGGGCCTACAAACGGCATGAGAAGGAGATATCAAATTGCTCATGAGGTTGAAGACTGCCGCCTGGTGTCAGTAGGATCAAGTGAATCCAATCAGTCCGATGGCAGCAATGGCTCTTTTGCCTTTCCAGT GTTGGGGTGGGAATGGATGGGAAGCCCTGTGCAAATGCCAAAATCAGATGGCCTGCAATTAAGGAAGCACAAGGCCCGCTGTGTGGGGTTTCAGTGTTTTAGAATCTGA
- the LOC132162536 gene encoding uncharacterized protein LOC132162536 isoform X2, producing the protein MEEPIVAPAMTDCSRPWPIRISLYESLIYDPPVRICRPRATALYRRPSYNIVFSMSFFKRGKKADYTKWYKINVNTESNVKLENEMLEIQPFWGGEVPKFASFEALGGDIYCFGGKGLCDYGRSSMNVYKLSTNFPTDRLFRMPSMKISRIHPHSLVLDGKIYVLAGHGVYGRRPGRNGKLDFGEVPVVEVYEPTTGDWKTLPPPPFPIETDYICAALENPSRILVASLAETDEPTLVFYQYDVKQGCWQMLEKPERNLHYKCPIRHGGKAITVGNTLYWVTYDTKLLAYDVHQDEWLLGNLKGLGISFLEFEYDEYCPFSLIHLAGLRFAMVQCVYDNKVEVQCVIVDVHPKPERLEISVVSVHKFKTERNSLVHSCFLV; encoded by the coding sequence ATGGAGGAACCCATAGTGGCGCCAGCAATGACGGACTGTTCAAGGCCATGGCCGATTCGCATATCACTTTATGAATCGTTAATTTATGATCCACCTGTGCGTATTTGTCGGCCTCGTGCTACAGCTCTTTATCGCCGTCCGTCTTACAACATAGTTTTCTCTATGTCATTTTTCAAGCGTGGGAAGAAGGCTGATTATACCAAGTGGTATAAGATTAACGTTAATACAGAAAGTAATGTGAAGCTCGAGAATGAGATGTTAGAGATCCAGCCGTTTTGGGGAGGAGAAGTTCCAAAATTTGCTAGCTTTGAAGCCCTAGGCGGCGATATATACTGCTTTGGTGGCAAAGGTCTCTGTGATTACGGTCGATCTTCGATGAATGTTTATAAATTAAGCACTAACTTTCCTACTGATAGGTTGTTTCGGATGCCTTCTATGAAAATTTCAAGAATCCATCCTCACTCTTTGGTGCTTGACGGTAAGATATATGTTCTTGCCGGTCATGGTGTTTACGGCCGCAGACCCGGACGAAATGGAAAACTGGATTTCGGAGAAGTCCCGGTTGTTGAGGTCTATGAGCCCACCACGGGAGACTGGAAGACCTTGCCTCCTCCTCCATTTCCTATAGAAACAGACTATATTTGTGCAGCTCTTGAGAATCCAAGCAGGATTCTCGTTGCTTCACTTGCAGAAACTGATGAACCAACTTTAGTGTTCTATCAATATGACGTGAAGCAAGGTTGTTGGCAAATGCTTGAGAAACCTGAGCGCAACTTACACTATAAGTGTCCAATTAGACATGGAGGAAAGGCTATCACTGTGGGCAACACTCTCTATTGGGTAACTTATGACACAAAGTTGCTTGCCTACGATGTCCACCAGGACGAGTGGCTGTTGGGGAACCTCAAAGGTCTTGGAATCTCCTTTCTTGAATTCGAATACGACGAGTACTGTCCTTTTAGTTTAATCCATTTAGCGGGTCTGAGATTCGCCATGGTTCAATGCGTATATGATAATAAGGTTGAGGTTCAATGTGTCATAGTTGACGTCCATCCGAAGCCCGAGCGTTTGGAAATTTCAGTGGTGTCCGTCCACAAATTTAAGACGGAGAGGAATTCTCTCGTACATAGTTGCTTTTTAGTGTAA